The proteins below come from a single Aptenodytes patagonicus chromosome 20, bAptPat1.pri.cur, whole genome shotgun sequence genomic window:
- the LOC143169555 gene encoding LOW QUALITY PROTEIN: olfactory receptor 6F1-like (The sequence of the model RefSeq protein was modified relative to this genomic sequence to represent the inferred CDS: inserted 1 base in 1 codon) — protein MFSLSQGDHGFLWRMVHEEMSFGSFPLAELMDLNTWGHMANGTSAEEFVLLGFPCTWHSRVSLVVVFALTYSLTVTGNASSIALVWMNSNLRSPMYFFLCNLSFLVIWYTTGVGPKAIGVMQGTSQTTSFSVCILQLSFLLSLGSTECFILSVMGYDCYRAIRYPLRYSSVMNSVLSARLALSSRLGGFLAISLLAFLTSRLMFCGPDVINHFPCNIDSCLALSCSDTWPVELATFLVSVIIVVASCVLTLVSYMSIPSSMLRIQSAHGQKKDFSICSAHLGVIAIWYGSTMFLYVKPSAQXSLDLNKLINTFNRVVTSLLNPFIYTLRNKEVKQALGWAFQNK, from the exons ATGTTCTCCCTCAGCCAAGGGGACCATGGCTTCCTCTGGAGGATGGTGCATGAAGAGATGTCGTTTGGATCATTTCCATTGGCTGAGCTG aTGGATCTCAACACTTGGGGGCACATGGCAAATGGGACGAGTGCGGAAGAAtttgtccttcttggctttcCATGCACGTGGCATTCCCGGGTCTCCCTTGTGGTGGTATTTGCACTGACGTACTCCCTGACAGTAACAGGCAATGCGTCCAGCATAGCCCTCGTGTGGATGAACAGCAACCTCCGTAGCCcaatgtactttttcctctgtaatctcTCCTTTCTGGTGATCTGGTACACTACGGGTGTTGGTCCCAAAGCCATAGGAGTCATGCAGGGGACTAGCCAGACCACCTCCTTCAGTGTCTGCATCCTCCAgttgtcctttcttctctccctaggCTCCACTGAGtgttttatcctttctgtcaTGGGCTACGACTGCTACAGAGCCATACGCTACCCCTTGAGATACAGCTCCGTCATGAACAGTGTCCTCTCTGCTCGGCTGGCGCTCAGCTCCCGGCTGGGAGGCTTTCTGGCCATCTCACTGCTGGCCTTTCTGACATCCAGGCTGATGTTCTGTGGGCCAGATGTCATCAATCATTTCCCCTGCAATATAGATTCCTGCCTTGCCCTCTCCTGCAGTGACACGTGGCCCGTGGAGCTAGCGACCTTCCTTGTCTCCGTAATTATTGTGGTGGCCTCCTGTGTGCTCACCCTGGTCTCCTACATGTCCATCCCCTCTTCCATGCTGAGAATCCAGTCAGCCCATGGCCAGAAGaaggacttttccatttgctctgcccaTCTCGGTGTCATCGCGATCTGGTATggctccaccatgttcctgtatgtcaagccatcggccc actccctggatctgaacaaactcatcaatacctttaacagagttgtaacttctttgttgaaccccttcatttacacactcaggaacaaggaagtgaagcaagctctggggtgggctttccagaacaaatga